GTATTGGTTTCAAAATTAGTTTCTTTTTCTTGAGTGTTAATTTCTAGCGTATTGTTATTTAAAGCATCTTTCTGAGTTTGATTTTCAATATTATTTATTGATGTTTGTGCTTGTTCTTGAGCGATAACAGTGGATACATTGTCAGTTTCTTTTGGCTGAACGTCAAAAACATTTTGCTGTTGTTGATTTTGACTTTCTAATTCTCTATTTTGTGATGGTGTCTCATTATTAAGAAATTCTGAATTGATAGCTTCAGACCTTCTTTTGGCTATAAGCTTATCGATTAAAGTTCGTGAATATTCCCAATCGGCTTGAATTTTTTCAAAATACTCTTTGCCTTTAGGAGTGATTTTATAATATTTTCTTCTTCCGCCTAAGGTTATTTGACCCCAAAATGAAGTTATATATCCTTGAGATTCAAGTCTTTTTAGACAGCTATATAGGGTAGGTTGTTTTAAGATATATTCGCCTTGACTTTTTGCTTCTACTTCTTTTAAAATTTCATAGCCGTATTTATCGCTTTCAACCAAAGCGCGTAGTATGATAGTATCAATATTTCCACGAATAAGATCGCTATTAATATAATAATTATCCATAGATATATAATATTAAAACTGTTAATAATTGTCAAATCAAAATACTATGTCTGACATACTAGCAATCGAAAACAAGTTTTTTCGATAATCATCGTTAATTGATTTGCGTTTTTAAGTATTTATTGTATAATTTCTATGTTGTTATTTATTAATTATTTTTTTAGGAGTATTTATTTTAATATGCAGGATGTTAGTAGCTATTCTCAAAAATTTTTTGTAACCATTTATGACGTTGATTTTCGCGGAAATTTGAAACCAAGTTCTATTTTAAATTATTTTCAAGAAGTCGCCACAAAACATGCCATTATTTTAAAGATTGATTATCATAGCCTTTTGAAAGTAAATGAATTCTGGGTTTTGTCCAGAATATGTGTAAATATTGACCGTTATCCCAAATATGGCGATGAAGTTACAGTTGTAACTTATCCTATAAATCCTAGATTAGTGGATTGTGACAGAGATTATTATATTCTAGATAAAAATGGCGAAGTTTTGATAAGGGGAGTATCAAAATGGCTTATTTTGGATTGTGAAACACACAAAATTAAAAAAATTAATCCTAATTATTTTGGCGGACTTGATTTTATCGACAAAAGAGCAATTGATAATCCCGAATGGAAAGTAGAGCCTATTGAAAATATGCAAGAAGTCTTAAAAAATAAAGTCCATTTAGACGATATCGATTTTAACAAACATATGAATAATGCAAAATATGCTAATGTGATTTTTAATGCGCTTTCACCTGAAGATATTTTAAATAAAAAAATTAATGCATTTTCGATTAATTATCTTAATGAAATGAAATATCAAGACGAATATGTTGTAAAGAGATTTTACAAAAATGAATACGATGTTATACTTGAAATAGAAAGCAATAATAAGCCTGCTTTTAGATCTCAAATTTGGTTTGGTGAAAAATAATTTGAATTATAAAATAATAAAAAGCAAAAGAAAAACTTTGGCTGTAAGTATAGACAATGTAGGCAATATTCTTGTCAAAGCGCCATTAAGAATGCCGCAGGCTATAATAGACGAATTTTTATTATCCAAAAGTAATTGGATTATTTCAAGACAAAATAAAGCTAAAAGCCTATATCAAAGATATCTTGGACTATATGACTATAACCAAATAATGTTTTTGGGCGAGATAAAAAAATGTGTTTTTAATGACACAAAAATTATAGAAATAAAAGATGATTATATTTTTATCCCAAGAAAATATCAATCTGTAGACAAGAAAAGAGCATATCAGAATGCTCTGAAAAATTTTTTTATTATACAGTCCGAAAATATACTTTTAAAAAGACTACAAAAGATTAGTGAACTTACTGGTTTAAAGTTCAATAGTCTAAAAATAATAAATTCTAAGTCTAGATGGGGCAGTTGCGATAAAGATGGTAATATTAGCATAAATTTTAGAGCGGTAATGCTTGATGAAAATTTGAGAGATTATCTTATAATACATGAATTGGCGCATACCATTGAATTTAATCATTCATCAAGATTTTGGAAAATTGTAAATACATATATTCCGCAATATAAGGCGATTAGAAAAAAACTTAAGGACTATAATTTCTTACAAGACTTATTTAGATGACAAATTATCTTGATTTTTGTATTATTTTTATATGAAAAATAGGATAAAATGTCATCTAAAACTAATAAGTCTTATTTTATTTTTGGTATTTTTTAGTTTTGCTTTTTTAGTTTCTTGTGACAAATCAGAGAAAAAAGATTCTGTATTTTCGATAGAAGTACTTTTTAATGATGAGAATCATTCAGATTTTAAAGCTAAAATAAATGAAAAGTTTTTTATCAGCGTAACCGTTAATGATTATAAAGAACTTTTTGATGATTTTGAAATGTTTTATGCATGGATAGATTATAACGGCGAAAAAGTTCAATTAAATTACGGAAATAACCAAGTATCTTTTAATAAAACAGGAAATTATCAAGTTAAGGTATCAATTATTGATGCTTATAGAAGGCTAGTAACCAAAAAAATGCCTTTTAGCATTATAGATGATCAGCCGCCTCAATTTTTTGGAAAAATTAATGATTTTATTGAAAATAATATAGCTTTAAATGCATATTGGGATGTGGGTTGGATATTGCCTGATTTTGAGATTATTGATGACTCTGGCGAGAGTATTATGCCTGACATAATAGCAAAAACAGGGGAAATAAAAACTTATTATACTAGAGATAATAAAAAACTTTATTATTATATTAACAGCGAAAAAGAAAACATCATTGAAGACACGATTACGATAACAGCAACAGATTCATCAAAAAATAAAAAAACAATTAATTTGGATGTAAAACATAATAAATCAGAATGGTTTGTTAAAAAATATAACGATCAGGAATTCATAGTAATTGATGATACCAATATTTTTAAGACACTATTTTTTGAAGGATATAATAAACAAGAAAATCAAAAAGAAAAATCTTTTATAGGATATAAACCTAATAACCCAAATAAGATTGATAATATAATCATAGACTTTATCAAATTTGATACGGATTCTTCATTTGAACTAAGTTTTGAAGACAGTAATATATTTAAAAAATATACAATCAATTTCAAATTTTACGATCAAAAAATTTATGTTGAAAATTTTGAATTTAACGCAGCGAAAATTTTAGTATCTTTGAATAATGACAACACTATCTCTGTTTCGGACGATCAAAATACATATATTTTGACTATAGATAATATTCAAAACATTACAGCAGCAGAATTGACAATGAGTAATTTAAATTTTAATGCCAAAATTAATTTAGAAACCTATTAAAATTAGGATAGGGTAAAGGATATAAAGCATTTTTTATGAAAAATTTATTAGGATTTATTCATATTAAATAAACAGGTATCAAATAAAATGAAATAATAAAATATTGTTATCGGAAGAGCAATAATACAATAAATAGGTAAGTTTGCAAACTTATCATT
This genomic stretch from Clostridia bacterium harbors:
- a CDS encoding acyl-ACP thioesterase domain-containing protein gives rise to the protein MQDVSSYSQKFFVTIYDVDFRGNLKPSSILNYFQEVATKHAIILKIDYHSLLKVNEFWVLSRICVNIDRYPKYGDEVTVVTYPINPRLVDCDRDYYILDKNGEVLIRGVSKWLILDCETHKIKKINPNYFGGLDFIDKRAIDNPEWKVEPIENMQEVLKNKVHLDDIDFNKHMNNAKYANVIFNALSPEDILNKKINAFSINYLNEMKYQDEYVVKRFYKNEYDVILEIESNNKPAFRSQIWFGEK
- a CDS encoding SprT family zinc-dependent metalloprotease gives rise to the protein MNYKIIKSKRKTLAVSIDNVGNILVKAPLRMPQAIIDEFLLSKSNWIISRQNKAKSLYQRYLGLYDYNQIMFLGEIKKCVFNDTKIIEIKDDYIFIPRKYQSVDKKRAYQNALKNFFIIQSENILLKRLQKISELTGLKFNSLKIINSKSRWGSCDKDGNISINFRAVMLDENLRDYLIIHELAHTIEFNHSSRFWKIVNTYIPQYKAIRKKLKDYNFLQDLFR